A region from the Salidesulfovibrio onnuriiensis genome encodes:
- a CDS encoding nucleotidyltransferase family protein, giving the protein MSKTAVILAGGKGTRLRPYTTVLPKPLMPIGDYPILEVVVRQLAASGITRIIMAVNHQAEIIKSFFNSGSKWNISIEYSLEKQPLGTMGPLRLMEDLLPDNFMVLNGDILTDLDFSGFHKHHQQSDSMFTIAAYKRSVRSEFGVLKVDSSNSLVGFEEKPEHQYQVSMGAYMVSKSVINHIAENSLFGFDDLMHTLLAARKKVGIYHHDGLWLDIGRPDDYMQAIDLFEKQKSRFLGNGTK; this is encoded by the coding sequence ATGTCTAAAACCGCTGTAATTCTGGCCGGAGGAAAGGGAACCCGCCTACGCCCCTACACAACGGTTCTGCCAAAGCCGCTTATGCCCATCGGCGACTACCCCATCCTGGAGGTGGTGGTCAGACAATTGGCGGCATCAGGCATCACCCGAATCATCATGGCCGTCAATCATCAGGCTGAAATCATCAAGTCGTTTTTCAATTCCGGCTCAAAATGGAATATATCCATAGAATACTCTCTTGAGAAACAGCCTCTGGGCACCATGGGGCCGCTGAGACTCATGGAAGACTTACTCCCCGACAACTTCATGGTTCTCAACGGAGACATCCTTACAGACCTGGATTTCTCCGGCTTCCATAAGCATCACCAACAAAGTGACTCCATGTTCACTATTGCTGCATATAAACGAAGCGTGCGTTCTGAGTTCGGTGTCCTCAAGGTAGACTCCTCCAACTCCTTGGTGGGCTTCGAAGAAAAACCGGAGCACCAATACCAGGTCAGCATGGGGGCGTACATGGTTTCCAAAAGCGTGATTAACCACATAGCGGAAAACTCCCTGTTCGGATTTGACGACCTTATGCATACGCTGCTTGCGGCGCGGAAAAAGGTTGGCATCTATCACCACGACGGCTTGTGGCTCGATATCGGGCGACCCGACGATTACATGCAGGCCATCGATCTCTTCGAAAAACAAAAATCCCGTTTTCTGGGCAACGGTACAAAGTAG
- a CDS encoding DegT/DnrJ/EryC1/StrS family aminotransferase, with product MNWTVPLFNLEFGDLEHKVVQNVLESRWLTMGEEVAAFEREFSQKTGVAHALAVSNCTAGLHLALKGLGIGPGDEVVCPSLNFCAGPNVIVNSGADVRFADVTSEDDLCISPESAAACITPRTKAIMVMHYAGYPCDMNALRQLAQDNGLFLIEDAAHAPGASLNGKKCGTLGDVACFSFYSNKNFTTGEGGMVTTNDHELAERLRLLRSHGMTVATLDRHKGHAFQYDLSEPGYNYRLDEIRAALGRVQLGRLDGFNARRKKLTASYRAALKHVQQITLPFAAPRGESVHHILPVLLAPGQDRNNFMEALKSQGIQTSVHYPPAHMFTWYKDRYPGTRLPVTESIAERAVTLPLYAGMTEGQVSLVCDVIINYFSSKE from the coding sequence ATGAACTGGACAGTGCCGCTTTTCAATCTTGAGTTTGGGGACCTCGAACACAAGGTAGTTCAAAACGTCCTTGAATCCCGCTGGCTGACCATGGGAGAAGAAGTGGCCGCATTCGAACGCGAATTCTCCCAAAAAACAGGTGTTGCACACGCCTTGGCCGTAAGCAATTGCACGGCGGGCCTGCACCTGGCGCTCAAAGGACTGGGAATCGGCCCTGGTGATGAGGTCGTCTGCCCTTCGCTCAACTTTTGCGCAGGGCCCAACGTCATTGTCAACTCGGGGGCAGACGTACGCTTTGCAGATGTGACCTCCGAAGACGACCTATGCATATCCCCAGAGTCCGCAGCCGCTTGCATCACTCCGCGGACCAAGGCCATCATGGTTATGCACTATGCCGGATACCCCTGTGACATGAACGCCCTCCGGCAGCTGGCCCAAGACAATGGGTTATTCCTCATTGAGGACGCGGCCCATGCTCCGGGCGCCAGCCTGAATGGGAAAAAATGCGGAACGCTTGGTGATGTGGCCTGCTTCAGCTTCTACTCCAACAAAAATTTCACCACGGGTGAAGGCGGCATGGTCACAACCAACGACCATGAACTTGCCGAACGGCTGCGGTTGTTACGCTCCCACGGAATGACCGTAGCAACCCTGGACCGACACAAGGGACACGCATTTCAATACGACCTTTCAGAACCCGGCTACAACTACCGCCTGGACGAGATACGGGCAGCCCTTGGACGGGTTCAGCTTGGCCGCCTGGATGGCTTCAACGCTCGCAGAAAAAAACTGACCGCCTCTTACCGCGCCGCATTGAAACATGTACAGCAAATCACCCTTCCTTTTGCCGCTCCCAGAGGAGAATCCGTCCACCATATCCTTCCAGTACTGCTTGCACCGGGCCAGGACAGAAACAACTTCATGGAGGCGCTCAAAAGTCAGGGAATCCAAACCAGCGTCCACTACCCGCCCGCCCACATGTTCACCTGGTATAAAGACAGATATCCAGGTACCCGACTGCCCGTCACCGAAAGCATTGCCGAACGGGCGGTCACTTTACCCCTTTATGCGGGCATGACCGAAGGGCAGGTCAGCCTGGTCTGCGACGTAATCATAAATTATTTCAGCTCCAAGGAATAA
- a CDS encoding PIG-L deacetylase family protein, producing the protein MNILGIGAHFDDLDLGCSGTLLKHIAAGDKVTMLVITDSAYRNPDGEEIRAKDIAWEEGKKAAQLIGAELICLNLSTFEVPFNESLTKQLQKHIDELKIDTIYSHWDGDLHRDHSMAAKCALMAGRHIPRFLMYRSNYYETGSPFNGNFYSDISEFMDKKLEVIKTHKSELERVNHAWLDFFEKQNANHGSIIGVNYAECFKIVRYLV; encoded by the coding sequence ATGAACATACTCGGAATCGGCGCTCATTTCGACGATTTGGACTTAGGCTGCAGCGGCACGCTCCTCAAGCATATTGCAGCGGGAGACAAGGTAACGATGCTGGTTATCACTGATTCGGCGTACAGAAACCCCGACGGTGAAGAAATCAGGGCAAAAGACATTGCCTGGGAAGAAGGAAAAAAAGCCGCGCAACTCATCGGCGCGGAGCTCATCTGCCTCAACCTTTCCACATTTGAAGTTCCTTTCAATGAAAGCCTGACCAAGCAACTCCAAAAACATATCGATGAACTCAAAATCGATACAATTTACAGCCACTGGGACGGCGACCTGCACAGGGACCATTCCATGGCCGCAAAATGCGCACTCATGGCGGGGAGGCACATCCCCCGCTTCCTCATGTACCGCAGCAACTACTACGAAACAGGCTCCCCTTTTAACGGCAACTTCTATTCCGACATTTCCGAGTTCATGGATAAAAAACTCGAAGTGATCAAAACCCACAAATCCGAGCTTGAACGGGTAAATCACGCCTGGCTCGACTTTTTTGAAAAACAAAACGCCAACCACGGAAGCATTATCGGCGTCAACTATGCGGAATGCTTCAAAATCGTACGATATCTCGTATAG
- a CDS encoding WbqC family protein yields the protein MIVTIHQPDFAPWLGFFHRWAKSDLYIILDDVQFLRRGWHHRDMIKTANGPSWLTVPVIKRGKYEQRINETLIDNSSNWRKKHLGTIATAYNKAPGFKTLFPQLETIYGQNHDLLMDFNMDLLKLFAQIMGIETPMKLASETPTPQTSTMRLVELTKHHGGSVYLTGTGSRDYLDQTLFEKAGITVVWQAYSPVSYPQLHDGFASKLSIIDYLMNTQTPKREL from the coding sequence ATGATTGTGACCATTCACCAGCCAGACTTCGCGCCCTGGCTGGGCTTTTTCCATCGCTGGGCTAAAAGCGACCTGTACATCATTTTAGACGATGTTCAGTTCCTGCGCCGGGGATGGCATCACCGGGACATGATTAAAACAGCCAATGGTCCGTCCTGGCTTACAGTGCCTGTCATCAAACGGGGAAAATATGAACAGCGCATCAATGAAACGCTCATCGACAACTCCTCAAACTGGCGCAAAAAACATTTAGGAACAATAGCCACTGCCTACAACAAAGCCCCCGGCTTCAAGACTCTCTTTCCTCAACTGGAAACGATTTACGGCCAAAACCATGACCTGCTCATGGATTTCAACATGGATCTGCTCAAACTCTTCGCGCAAATAATGGGCATTGAAACTCCCATGAAGCTGGCTTCAGAAACCCCCACACCCCAAACCAGCACCATGCGTTTGGTGGAACTGACCAAACATCATGGTGGAAGCGTTTACCTCACGGGAACAGGATCACGGGACTACTTGGACCAAACCCTTTTCGAAAAGGCAGGCATCACTGTTGTCTGGCAGGCATACTCCCCTGTGAGCTATCCGCAATTGCACGACGGGTTCGCAAGTAAACTTTCAATCATCGATTACCTCATGAACACCCAGACTCCCAAGAGGGAACTCTAA
- a CDS encoding GNAT family N-acetyltransferase, translated as MAEEIIGIIPKNETLTLAKIPAQYKNTTQALLKAGATFIDTELTFQYTVAVAQVDPGIEVEIVKQFRGNDFEALASHIKYSRFFLDTDIPHKRAINLWRHSIRNHCQGRASVMAIGYHDSTPAGLVIVMDNEQARELYFVGVLPCFHRKGIASALLHTLTKAHSKKPIRVEALASNIPAINLYCNAGFRIATASNVLHLWGSPKQSDLQYR; from the coding sequence TTGGCTGAGGAAATAATCGGCATAATCCCCAAAAATGAAACCCTCACCCTGGCCAAGATACCCGCGCAATACAAAAATACCACGCAAGCATTGCTCAAGGCGGGGGCCACATTCATCGACACGGAATTAACCTTTCAGTATACAGTGGCTGTTGCACAGGTAGATCCGGGCATTGAGGTTGAAATAGTAAAACAATTCCGGGGGAATGATTTCGAAGCCCTTGCCAGCCACATTAAATACAGCCGCTTTTTTCTGGATACAGACATCCCCCATAAGCGGGCTATAAACTTGTGGAGACACTCCATTCGCAACCACTGCCAGGGGCGGGCTTCGGTCATGGCCATTGGCTACCACGACTCGACGCCTGCTGGATTGGTCATAGTCATGGATAACGAACAGGCAAGAGAATTATACTTTGTCGGGGTGTTGCCCTGTTTCCATCGCAAAGGGATTGCATCCGCCCTATTGCACACCCTGACGAAGGCCCACTCAAAAAAACCTATAAGAGTGGAAGCCTTGGCTTCCAACATCCCAGCCATCAATTTATACTGCAACGCGGGGTTCAGGATTGCAACCGCTTCCAATGTGCTGCACCTTTGGGGCAGCCCTAAACAATCCGACCTCCAATACCGATAA
- a CDS encoding radical SAM/SPASM domain-containing protein yields MLRVFHEREKKQLHFTLDIPIPEEVTQHPELETFLRSFSQNGGTVKTGPAGDIESLTIGIDDWGRLIRDNLSGQKAEFQLSILTQLLDSDAMELGNGLQVNFHQNPFDTPQRYWNFIFNQGHFTLYFFNRVNWYMAPKNQIVTPFPLHVDIETASTCNMDCPMCYRRGLKHTGQMAPELFRKAVDECAREGVFSIRLSWRGETLTHPRIKELIQYACERIPNVSFLTNAFYISQEMAECFVDAGLSYLAVSFDGIGEIYEKVRHPAKFKENWDRLALLKNTKIRKGVMRPQVRLCTIWPAIKNAPEAYYDTMSPVSDYIVCNPYINFMGPMKLKPDFICQYPWERLVIAYDGSTQCCTGWNAADVVIGNIKETSLKEMWTGQAMERIRTLHATGERLSLNSCAECRHGSKGDENVSIDEILERRW; encoded by the coding sequence ATGCTGCGTGTCTTCCACGAAAGAGAAAAGAAACAACTTCACTTCACACTTGATATTCCCATACCTGAAGAAGTGACACAACACCCTGAACTGGAAACATTCCTGCGTTCCTTCAGTCAAAACGGCGGCACCGTAAAAACGGGACCGGCCGGGGATATCGAATCCCTGACGATTGGCATTGACGATTGGGGCCGGTTGATCAGAGACAACCTTTCAGGTCAAAAAGCTGAATTTCAGCTTTCAATACTTACCCAATTGCTCGATTCAGACGCCATGGAACTAGGCAACGGCCTGCAGGTCAATTTCCACCAAAATCCATTCGATACGCCCCAGCGGTACTGGAACTTCATTTTCAACCAGGGTCATTTCACCCTTTATTTCTTCAACCGCGTCAATTGGTACATGGCCCCCAAAAACCAGATTGTCACACCGTTCCCGCTGCACGTGGACATCGAAACGGCCAGCACATGCAACATGGACTGCCCTATGTGCTATCGCCGGGGCCTCAAACACACCGGCCAGATGGCCCCGGAGCTCTTCCGTAAAGCCGTGGACGAGTGCGCCCGCGAGGGCGTCTTTTCCATCCGTCTGTCCTGGCGCGGTGAGACCCTGACCCACCCGCGCATCAAGGAACTCATCCAATACGCCTGCGAACGCATTCCCAACGTCTCGTTTCTGACCAATGCCTTCTATATCTCACAAGAAATGGCAGAATGCTTTGTGGATGCGGGGCTAAGTTATCTGGCCGTCAGCTTCGACGGCATCGGCGAAATTTATGAAAAAGTAAGACACCCAGCAAAATTCAAGGAAAACTGGGACCGGCTTGCCCTGCTCAAAAATACCAAGATACGCAAGGGGGTGATGCGTCCACAGGTGCGCCTGTGCACCATCTGGCCTGCTATCAAAAATGCACCCGAAGCATATTATGACACCATGAGTCCGGTTTCAGACTATATTGTCTGTAACCCATACATCAATTTTATGGGTCCCATGAAGCTTAAGCCCGACTTCATTTGCCAATACCCGTGGGAACGACTGGTAATTGCCTATGATGGATCCACCCAGTGCTGCACGGGTTGGAATGCCGCTGACGTTGTTATAGGAAACATCAAGGAAACAAGCCTCAAGGAAATGTGGACCGGCCAGGCAATGGAAAGGATTCGCACCCTTCACGCCACAGGAGAGCGTTTGTCGCTCAATTCCTGTGCCGAGTGCAGGCACGGGTCCAAGGGGGACGAGAATGTCAGCATCGACGAAATACTCGAGCGCAGGTGGTAG
- a CDS encoding methionyl-tRNA formyltransferase produces the protein MSASTKYSSAGGSLTPLKVILLANWGIGLTILKELQTTPGIAVVRVVTARGTEEDPWSTAVHNHAVANGLPVTDQDIKRPEAIRRAIQEENADLLVVHAYPRKLPRNVFDAPKLKSINIHPSLLPHYRGSSPTRKVLEDGATETGLTAHFMDENFDTGDVIHQERIPVYPEDTIETVIERLKKVVPALIQKTVASVSNPEFKPTPQKRMFLGQQPCTKALP, from the coding sequence ATGTCAGCATCGACGAAATACTCGAGCGCAGGTGGTAGCTTGACGCCGCTTAAGGTCATTCTCCTGGCCAACTGGGGCATAGGCCTGACCATCCTCAAGGAACTGCAGACAACCCCGGGAATTGCAGTCGTCCGGGTAGTCACCGCGCGCGGGACAGAGGAAGACCCTTGGTCCACGGCGGTTCACAACCATGCTGTCGCAAACGGGCTTCCCGTGACCGACCAGGATATAAAGCGGCCGGAGGCTATTCGTCGGGCGATCCAGGAAGAAAATGCGGACCTCCTGGTTGTGCACGCCTATCCCAGAAAACTGCCCAGAAATGTATTTGACGCCCCGAAACTGAAATCCATAAACATACACCCGTCCCTGCTCCCCCATTACCGGGGGTCCTCCCCCACCCGGAAGGTTTTGGAGGACGGCGCAACGGAAACGGGCCTAACAGCCCATTTCATGGACGAAAACTTCGATACGGGCGATGTGATCCACCAGGAACGAATTCCAGTCTACCCGGAAGATACAATCGAGACTGTCATCGAACGCCTGAAAAAAGTGGTTCCGGCCCTCATACAAAAAACCGTGGCCTCAGTATCAAACCCCGAATTTAAACCTACGCCCCAGAAGCGGATGTTCCTGGGCCAGCAACCCTGCACAAAGGCGCTGCCATGA
- a CDS encoding radical SAM/SPASM domain-containing protein gives MKKSETLVQFSCENSWEYLRNEMRRSRGKRLSYLVNRYQWKNYPRKKVPAFPLNVDIEASSRCQIQCAHCFRQQMDIGENDFMDLDLYKKIVAECGKHGLFTLKFSMRGEPLLHPDIVEMVDFAKKSGVKEVWINTNGGPLTPELSAGLIKAGTDWITMSFDGLHSTYEHVRYPLKYEASLKKLKTLREMRDKYKANTLLNVQSIWSAIKDNPQEYIDLMKSIVDRVAYNPDMNFKDVILTPDPKFVCPRLWQRICITSKGNYLKCPTDFCMEEIIGNAKTLGVKEAWDTVQEEQRQLHLAGRRLESRVCAKCHHGAIKKKVGVDIAGVHHDDFSYDYKEKFDGWGAENQPAPQTEREKG, from the coding sequence ATGAAAAAATCAGAAACGCTTGTTCAATTTAGCTGTGAAAACAGTTGGGAATACCTCCGCAACGAAATGCGGCGGAGCCGGGGCAAAAGGCTGTCCTATCTCGTCAACCGCTACCAATGGAAAAACTATCCCCGCAAAAAAGTCCCAGCTTTTCCGCTGAACGTAGACATTGAGGCCAGCAGCCGCTGCCAAATTCAGTGCGCCCATTGCTTCAGGCAGCAGATGGACATCGGTGAAAACGACTTCATGGATCTCGATCTCTACAAAAAAATTGTGGCCGAATGCGGAAAACACGGCCTGTTTACCCTCAAATTTTCCATGCGCGGAGAACCGCTGCTGCACCCGGACATCGTAGAAATGGTTGATTTCGCAAAAAAATCCGGGGTGAAAGAAGTCTGGATCAACACCAATGGCGGCCCTCTTACTCCGGAATTGTCCGCAGGACTGATCAAAGCGGGAACTGATTGGATCACCATGAGTTTCGACGGCCTGCATAGTACGTACGAACATGTCCGTTACCCTCTCAAATACGAAGCCTCTCTGAAAAAGCTCAAGACGCTCAGGGAGATGCGCGACAAATACAAGGCCAACACCTTACTCAATGTCCAATCCATCTGGTCGGCCATCAAGGACAATCCGCAAGAGTACATAGATCTTATGAAGTCCATAGTGGACCGGGTGGCATACAACCCGGACATGAACTTCAAAGACGTCATTCTCACACCTGACCCGAAATTTGTCTGTCCGCGCCTGTGGCAGCGCATCTGCATTACCAGTAAAGGCAACTACCTCAAATGCCCAACAGACTTCTGCATGGAGGAAATCATCGGGAATGCCAAGACTCTAGGCGTCAAGGAGGCCTGGGACACCGTACAGGAAGAGCAGCGCCAGCTGCACTTGGCCGGCCGACGGCTGGAAAGCCGGGTCTGCGCCAAATGCCACCACGGCGCCATCAAGAAAAAAGTGGGCGTGGACATCGCCGGCGTGCATCATGATGATTTTTCATACGACTATAAGGAAAAATTCGACGGATGGGGTGCAGAAAACCAGCCCGCTCCCCAAACCGAAAGAGAAAAGGGGTAA
- a CDS encoding class I SAM-dependent methyltransferase, translating to MDTTKTVNPPQNYWGKLFGIEKFKLEWHAKRLLYKLFGISLPKLADQRDYWQRRGEVYFEEISASGYLDREIFFQDMLVNALSKVKFSSFFEAGCGFGWNIGRVKRDFSDTFVGGVDFSLPQLRNSRRYLEGMDIPVANADACKMPLADNAFDVGFSLGVFMNIHPDKIRLALSEMLRVCGKYIIHIEYDQNQTTPELREKRAFKTNIVSHDYASLYRELGAEVMEFKTYTDFGEAYYEHARKVNSDLDRWEGFEGPEKYIFIVVKV from the coding sequence ATGGATACGACAAAAACCGTTAATCCCCCTCAAAACTACTGGGGGAAACTATTCGGTATTGAGAAATTCAAACTCGAATGGCATGCAAAAAGATTATTGTACAAACTCTTCGGCATATCCTTGCCCAAATTAGCCGACCAGCGGGACTACTGGCAGCGTCGCGGAGAGGTCTATTTTGAGGAAATTTCTGCCTCCGGCTACCTGGATCGCGAAATATTTTTCCAGGACATGCTGGTGAACGCACTCTCCAAGGTGAAATTCTCCAGCTTCTTCGAAGCTGGCTGCGGTTTTGGCTGGAACATTGGCCGCGTCAAACGCGACTTTTCGGACACTTTTGTGGGCGGAGTGGATTTCAGCCTGCCCCAGCTACGCAACTCGCGCCGTTACCTGGAAGGGATGGACATCCCCGTGGCCAACGCAGACGCCTGCAAAATGCCCCTTGCCGACAACGCCTTTGATGTGGGGTTCTCCCTGGGCGTATTCATGAACATCCACCCGGATAAAATCCGCCTCGCACTTTCGGAAATGCTGCGGGTCTGCGGCAAGTACATCATACATATCGAGTACGATCAGAATCAAACCACCCCGGAATTACGCGAAAAAAGGGCCTTCAAGACCAATATCGTCAGTCACGATTACGCGTCATTGTACCGCGAATTGGGAGCTGAAGTGATGGAGTTTAAAACCTATACGGATTTCGGGGAGGCGTATTACGAACACGCGCGTAAGGTAAATTCCGACCTAGACCGCTGGGAAGGGTTTGAAGGACCAGAAAAATACATCTTTATCGTGGTCAAGGTATAA
- a CDS encoding N-acetylneuraminate synthase family protein: protein MTYVIAEIGFNHEGDLEAAKEMITQAAKAGADAVKFQSFKAEDIALPGSEHFEAIRTAELKPEMHRKLKTAADAANIDFLSTPFGIWAVDLLEELDIPAYKVASMDCANHVLLERIARTGKPIYLSTGMALLDEIRGSLEFLNKNNSGPVTALHCMAKYPPEADELNLETIPFLRRELGIPVGYSDHFPGIEAAAAAVVLGAQVVETHFTLDVGREGGDHSHSADPTMLAELVRRIRLIEKMRGKADTTETRSDRDFANLFRRGLHAAMNLPKGHILAPGDLTACRPAGIYGPNDQQMLFGKKLAVAMKAGDALTPNYL from the coding sequence ATGACATACGTCATCGCAGAAATCGGATTCAATCACGAAGGAGACCTGGAAGCCGCCAAGGAAATGATCACACAGGCCGCCAAGGCCGGTGCAGACGCAGTCAAATTCCAAAGCTTCAAGGCTGAAGATATCGCTCTGCCCGGCAGCGAGCATTTTGAGGCAATCCGTACAGCAGAATTGAAACCGGAAATGCATCGTAAACTCAAAACCGCAGCCGATGCCGCAAACATTGATTTCCTGTCCACCCCCTTTGGAATCTGGGCCGTGGACCTGCTGGAAGAACTGGATATTCCCGCCTACAAAGTGGCTTCCATGGACTGCGCCAACCATGTGCTCCTAGAACGCATCGCACGCACCGGTAAACCGATCTACCTTTCTACGGGTATGGCCTTGCTTGATGAAATACGCGGCAGCCTTGAATTTCTGAACAAAAACAACAGCGGCCCAGTGACCGCGCTGCACTGCATGGCCAAGTATCCTCCTGAAGCCGACGAACTCAACCTGGAGACCATCCCCTTCCTGAGGCGTGAACTGGGCATTCCAGTGGGATATTCCGACCATTTCCCTGGCATTGAGGCTGCCGCGGCAGCCGTGGTTCTCGGAGCTCAAGTTGTTGAAACCCATTTCACCTTGGATGTTGGACGCGAAGGAGGCGATCACTCCCACTCTGCCGATCCGACCATGCTTGCCGAACTGGTGCGGCGCATCAGGTTAATCGAAAAAATGCGCGGCAAGGCGGATACGACCGAAACGCGCTCGGACCGGGACTTCGCCAATCTTTTTCGCCGTGGCCTGCATGCTGCCATGAATCTGCCCAAAGGGCATATCCTCGCCCCGGGGGATTTAACAGCCTGCCGACCAGCCGGAATTTACGGCCCCAATGACCAACAAATGTTGTTTGGAAAAAAACTTGCCGTGGCTATGAAAGCAGGGGACGCGCTGACTCCCAACTATCTATAG
- a CDS encoding radical SAM/SPASM domain-containing protein, with protein MKLVSLREVFTGLDREAKQRKYRELWHTARKFEILTDYPLHLDLELSGVCNLGCSDCFQSALDKKRLGLMSAEMFKAIIDDGVPRGLCSIKLQIRGESFLHPQLFELISHAKRAGVLDIQITTNGTLLNEETVDKILTSDLDGIIFSVDVRHEDACSKTNSHSDYSKVSNNVNLLLQERAKRRQQSPWIRLKASTGDTSPEVLKKLKADLVSQFPLADVHIVGSVFDFRKDRDSFPGLRERYVLNPCEYLMQRLAIYWDGQTTVCCMDYHGDFGLGSVPEKSIREIWLSDTMQGMRNAHLKGKRPQMPICRHCHACVSAACQEVYVDTTDRNLLDKRLQDGS; from the coding sequence GTGAAGCTTGTATCATTGCGCGAAGTGTTTACCGGGCTAGACAGGGAAGCAAAGCAGCGAAAGTACAGAGAACTGTGGCATACAGCAAGGAAATTTGAAATTCTTACGGATTATCCCTTGCATCTGGATCTTGAACTTTCGGGTGTCTGCAACCTGGGCTGCAGCGATTGTTTTCAGAGTGCGTTGGACAAGAAGCGGCTCGGCCTCATGTCTGCAGAAATGTTCAAGGCCATCATTGATGATGGCGTACCCCGTGGCTTGTGCTCCATCAAGCTTCAGATTCGAGGTGAATCCTTTCTACACCCTCAACTTTTTGAACTGATCTCCCATGCAAAGCGTGCAGGTGTGCTGGATATCCAGATTACCACCAACGGAACATTGCTCAATGAGGAGACCGTTGACAAGATACTTACCAGTGATCTTGATGGGATTATTTTTTCCGTGGATGTCCGGCATGAAGACGCTTGCTCCAAAACGAATTCACATTCTGACTATTCCAAGGTTTCGAATAATGTGAACTTGCTTCTGCAAGAGCGGGCCAAGCGCAGGCAGCAATCCCCTTGGATACGTCTCAAGGCCAGTACGGGTGACACCTCACCCGAGGTCCTCAAAAAGCTCAAAGCCGACCTAGTCAGTCAGTTTCCCCTTGCCGATGTGCACATCGTGGGTTCGGTTTTCGATTTCAGGAAAGACCGGGATTCGTTTCCGGGGTTGCGCGAACGATATGTCCTGAATCCCTGTGAGTATCTCATGCAGCGACTCGCCATATATTGGGACGGACAAACGACCGTTTGCTGTATGGACTATCATGGAGATTTCGGGCTGGGGTCGGTTCCTGAGAAAAGCATTCGCGAAATTTGGCTCTCGGATACCATGCAGGGGATGCGTAATGCGCATTTGAAAGGGAAAAGGCCGCAAATGCCTATCTGCAGACATTGCCACGCCTGCGTGTCCGCAGCCTGCCAAGAGGTGTATGTGGACACGACGGATCGCAACTTATTGGACAAGCGACTTCAGGATGGAAGTTAG
- a CDS encoding pseudaminic acid biosynthesis-associated methylase has protein sequence MSIEKETSAFWKGEFGDEYVQRHDAPRLVPAKRFQFQTMLRNTHGISSIMELGTNQGFNLKVLHEQFPEAELHGVEINENAAAMARKVQGVESITCASLLEVPVDRVYDLSFTAGVLIHIAPEVLPKAYQKLYDFSRKFILLSEYHNTSPQEIEYRGHRNRMFMRDFAGELLDSYADLRLLDYGFFYKRDPRYGLGDINWFLMEKG, from the coding sequence ATGAGCATAGAAAAGGAAACAAGCGCGTTTTGGAAAGGAGAGTTCGGGGACGAGTATGTTCAGCGCCATGATGCGCCCAGGCTGGTGCCGGCCAAAAGGTTTCAGTTTCAGACCATGCTGAGAAATACTCACGGCATTTCGAGTATTATGGAACTGGGTACCAACCAGGGGTTCAATCTCAAGGTCCTGCATGAACAGTTTCCAGAGGCTGAGTTGCATGGCGTTGAAATTAATGAAAATGCAGCTGCAATGGCTCGAAAGGTTCAGGGCGTGGAATCCATAACTTGTGCCTCCTTGCTGGAAGTTCCTGTGGACAGGGTTTACGATCTGTCATTCACAGCGGGCGTGCTTATACATATCGCGCCGGAGGTTTTGCCCAAAGCATATCAAAAATTATATGATTTTTCGAGAAAGTTCATCCTGCTCAGCGAGTATCACAATACAAGCCCCCAGGAAATTGAATATAGGGGACATCGAAATCGTATGTTCATGCGCGATTTTGCGGGTGAGCTTCTTGATAGCTATGCCGACCTACGGTTGCTTGATTATGGCTTTTTTTATAAACGCGACCCCCGTTATGGATTGGGGGACATCAATTGGTTCCTTATGGAAAAAGGCTAG